The genomic segment GATCATCCGCACCAGCGGCTTCTTCAGGCTGCGTGCGATCTCCTCGGTGGTGACGATCAGCGCACCGCCGCCGTCGGTGACGACGCAGCAATCCATCCGGTGCAGCGGATCGGCGATCAGCGGCGAGTTCAGCACGTCCTCGACGGTGACGACGTCGCGGAGCATCGCGTGCTCGTTGTACTGCGCATGATGCGAGGCCGCGACTTTGATCCAGGCGAGCTGCTCGGACGTGGTGCCGTACTGGTGCATGTGACGCGCGGCGCACATCGCATAGACGTTGTGCGTGGTGGCGCCATAGGCCAGTTCGAAGTCACCTTCGGCGCCGACCGGGCGCGGCGGCAGCGCGCCGGTCCGCGGCTTGCCGGCCAGCGTGATCAGCGCGACCGAGCAGCGGCCGGCGGCGATCGCTTCCGCGGCATGGCCGAGATGCACCAGATAGGAGCAGCCGCCGGTGTCGGTCGAATCGAAATGGCGAACCTTGAGGCCGAGATAATCGACCATCGCCATCACGCCGCCGGGCGCGTCGCCGGCGCAGAAGTAGCCGTCGATGTCGGCCTTGGTCAGGCCGGCGTCGTCGAGCGCCCCTTTGGCGACTTCGGCGTGGAGCTGGGCGATGGATTTATCGGGCGCGTGGCGCGTGGGATGTTCGTAGATGCCGGCAATGTAAGCCTTGCCTCTTATTGTCAACGCAGTTCTCCGCTGGCGTTTGGTCGGACGGTTTTTGTGACCGCTCCAAGCGACCTTGGCAAGCGTGTTCGCGCGCGAGGACAATTACCACGTCGCGGAATGTCTTGAGGCCGCGTCGGCACAGTGAGCCAGAGGGAAAGAGCTCTCCGTCATTGCGAGCGAAGCGAAGCAATCCAGGGGCTCCATGAACTGGGCTCCTGGATTGCTTCGTCGCTGCGCTCCTCGCAATGACGCGGATAAACTGTGAACGACCTACTCCGCCGCCATCTGCCGTGGCGGAGCGGGTTGCGGATCGCGCAGATTGGCGCGGAGTTCAGCGAACCGCGGCGCGGTGTCGTCTACCGACTTCTGCTTGATCGGGCCGTAGCCGCGAATCCGGTCCGGCATCGCGAGCAGCTCCACCGCGGTGTCGATCGTCGCCGGCGACAGATGCTGCAGCACGCTGGCGACATCCGCCTCGTAGTCGGCGATCAGTTTCCGCTCCAGCTTGCGCTCGGGGTGATAGCCGAACGGATCGAGCGGCGTGCCACGCAGGAAGCTGAATTTCGCCATCGTCCGGAACACCGGCCGCATCGCCTCGCCGAACTGCCGCTTCTTCGGCCGGCCGGTGAGATCGATGCCGGGCAGGATCGGCGGCGCGAGGTTGAAGCTGATCTTGTAGTCGCCTTCGAACTGGTCACGGATCTGCTGCTCGAAGCCCGGCTCGGTCAGCAGCCGCGCCACTTCGTACTCGTCCTTATAGGCGAGCAGCTTGGCGTAGTTCAGCGCCACCGCACGTGGCAGCGCCTCGCCGTAGCCGCCGGCCTCCGCAGCGCTGCGCACCTTGGCGACCAAATCGGCGTAGCGCTTGGCAAGCCGCTTGCCCTGATACGAGGTGAGCAGCGCGCTGCGATGCGCGATGATCTCGTCGAGCGACATTTCGCCCTGGGTCTTGCCTACGGTGGCATGATCGGCGCCGTGCAGCAGCGAGGCCAGCCGTGCCGGATCGGCGGCGGCGAGCCGGCCGAGCCGGAACGCCTGGGTGTTCATCTTGATCGACACGCCGTTGAGTTCGATCGCCTGCTCGATCGCAGTCGCCGACAGCGGCAGCAGACCCTGCTGATAGGCAAAACCCATCATCATCATGTTGGTGGCGATCGAGTCGCCGAGCAGCGTCTCGGCCGCCTTGGTGAAATCGAGGAACGCCGAATCCTTGCGCAGCGCCGCTTCGAGCACGCTGTTGACCTTGCGGGTCTGGAAATCGAAGTCGCGGTTGCGGATGAAGTCGGCGATCGGGATCAGATGGGTGTTGACGACGCCATGGGTGCGGCCGGCTTCGCACAGCGACAGCGTCTCCTTGGAGATCGCCATCACCTCGTCGGCGACGATCAGCACGTCGGCGGTGCCGGTGACGATCCGAGAACAGGTGACATCCTCCGGCTTGTCCGACAGCCGGACGTGGCTGAGCACCGCGCCGCCCTTCTGCGCCAGGCCCGACATGTCGAGGATCATCGACGCCTTG from the Rhodopseudomonas palustris genome contains:
- a CDS encoding thiolase domain-containing protein gives rise to the protein MTIRGKAYIAGIYEHPTRHAPDKSIAQLHAEVAKGALDDAGLTKADIDGYFCAGDAPGGVMAMVDYLGLKVRHFDSTDTGGCSYLVHLGHAAEAIAAGRCSVALITLAGKPRTGALPPRPVGAEGDFELAYGATTHNVYAMCAARHMHQYGTTSEQLAWIKVAASHHAQYNEHAMLRDVVTVEDVLNSPLIADPLHRMDCCVVTDGGGALIVTTEEIARSLKKPLVRMIGAGEAIKGPRGGHNLDLTYSAGVWSAPPAFEMAGVTPKDIKYASIYDSFTITVLMQLEDLGFCEKGQGGKFVADGNLISGVGKLPFNTDGGGLCSNHPVNRGGMTKLLEAVRQLRGEAHPKVQVPNCDLAIAHGTGGMLGIRHAASTCILERV